The Mesotoga infera sequence GAGACCGCTCTCAACGAAGAAGTCCTCCCTGTAGGCTAGAAGTCTGCCCGAGCCGAACACAGGAACCATGAAGTTCTTGCCTCTGTAAAGGCCAACACCCAGAGTACCTCCGAAGTCTTCTGGATCTTCAAGCTTGTCGATGAGACTGTCGATGTCCATTATCACGCCTGTTTCAGCAAATCCCGCGATCGCAGCCTGGCCGTGCATGAATATATCTGGTCCTATTCCGCCGGCAAAGGCAGTTGTAAGTTTTGTGGAAAGCTCTCCCCAAGGTATATACTCAACCGCGAGCTCAATGTCGGGATTAGCTTTCTCAAAGGCAGGAACCAGGTGATCGTCTACGGCCTCCATCAAAGCTTCTGGAGTGCCTGCAAACCAAACCGTAACTTTCGTCTTAGAAATTGCCGTGAACGATAGAGCGAGACAGATGATCAGAATCAATATCCATTTCTTCATTACCACACCTCCCTGTTAGTCTCTGGTAATCTTGCTGAACTCCCTGACAATCCGTGAAAAACTCCCGATTTCGGTTCCCGTTACGATAGGGCCGACAATCAGCCCCTTGAAGCCGAGATCTAGAATTCTATCTGCTTCGTCTACGGTAATCCTCTTCTGGGTTGGGATAAAGGAAGGCAGTTCCGAAAGCTCAAGTATTTCCAAATACTTTAGAAGGTCTTCCAGAGAAAGATTTTTCCCGTAGTCCTTTGGATCTATGATAGAAATCTCTACCGCATCTGCCCCGGCCGTCTTTAGATACGAGGCCATCGACTTGGAATATGTATGATTAAGAGCCAGCATCTTGCAGAGATCGTTTTTCATAACATACAGCGGAGCGAAGTCGACGTAGACGTCAAAGAAAGACAGACCGAATTTGTCCATTTCCCCTAATTCCTCTTCTGACGCCATTGTTTCAGCTCCGGGAACGATTCCCATACAGCAGTCAAGAGTAGAATGGATGTTCTTTGCGGTCTCTCTGACGTCGGTCCATGTGACATGAACCTTTCCAGTTACCCTATGCTTCACATTTATATGAAGCTTTATTGCATCGGCACCGTTTTCAATTGCAGCCCTTGCGTATTCTAGACTGTTCTCGGGAAGACTGACGATCAAGAGTCTATCCTTCAAATCCATCAGCTCTCTGAAATGCATTACTTTTCCCTCCTCAGGGTTTCACCTTGCATCAAGAACGGCTCCACAAACACGACTCCTTTTGATTCAAAATTTCCCTCCATCAACTCCTGAAGCATTGTTACTGCGATTCTCCCAAGAAGATATGGGTTTAGCGCGACGGTGGTTATTTTTGGAGAGGTCATCTTGCAGAAATCGAGCCCACCAAATCCAACGACCCCTATCTCTGAAGGGATGGAAATCTTCCTGTCTTGCAGAGCCTCCATTACACCTTTCGCAAGCCAATCGGTCGTGCAGAAGATCACTTCCCTGTTTCCAGGTGTTCTGAGGTGTCTCTCGATGGCCATTCTTCCATCTCTCTCTTCGAAGGAGTTGCATTCGACAATCTTTACCCGCTCAATTGGGAAACTGTTTTCACTCAGACACTTGAAGAAACCTTCCAGTCTATCAGCAAATGTCGAAACGCTTCTCGGCCCTGTAATGACGGTAACTGTAGAGTAGTTATGCTTG is a genomic window containing:
- a CDS encoding extracellular solute-binding protein, with translation MKKWILILIICLALSFTAISKTKVTVWFAGTPEALMEAVDDHLVPAFEKANPDIELAVEYIPWGELSTKLTTAFAGGIGPDIFMHGQAAIAGFAETGVIMDIDSLIDKLEDPEDFGGTLGVGLYRGKNFMVPVFGSGRLLAYREDFFVESGLDPDEPPVTWEQLRAYAEALTIYESGRLVRAGLDIPVSAIDLQQVWTGFLIANNGALFDNDFNPTFNSQSGV